In Triticum urartu cultivar G1812 chromosome 6, Tu2.1, whole genome shotgun sequence, the following proteins share a genomic window:
- the LOC125512961 gene encoding dehydration-responsive element-binding protein 1H-like, with translation MDMSLEHSSSASSSSTTERGGTAWPWPPKRPAGRTKFRETRHPVFRGVRRRGNAGRWVCEVRVPGDRGTRLWLGTYFTAEAAARAHDAAMLMLRGRSAACLNFRDSAWLLAVPPAFSNLSDVRRAAVQAVADFLRRPEATGAAAGAGQEVTSSVAVPSSAACSVPSSETAKTSGDATFEEAAALGMDMFDLDCLFGETDSDTYYYANLAQGLLMEPPPTMATGAYWDNGDCADGGAGADVALWSY, from the coding sequence ATGGACATGAGCCTCGAGCACTCGAGCTCTGCCTCCTCCTCGTCCACGACCGAGCGCGGCGGGACGGCATGGCCGTGGCCACCGAAGCGCCCCGCTGGCCGTACCAAGTTCCGCGAGACGCGGCACCCCGTGTTCCGCGGCGTGCGGCGCCGCGGGAACGCCGGCCGGTGGGTCTGCGAGGTGCGCGTCCCCGGGGACCGCGGCACGCGCCTCTGGCTCGGGACGTACTTCACCGCCGAGGCGGCTGCGCGCGCGCACGACGCCGCCATGCTCATGCTGCGCGGCCGTTCCGCCGCGTGCCTCAACTTCCGGGACTCCGCGTGGCTGCTTGCGGTGCCGCCCGCCTTCTCCAATCTCTCTGATGTCCGGCGCGCGGCCGTCCAGGCCGTCGCGGACTTCCTGCGCCGTCCGGAGGCCACGGGTGCCGCCGCTGGGGCGGGCCAGGAAGTCACGTCCAGCGTGGCCGTCCCGTCGTCGGCGGCGTGCAGCGTCCCCTCGTCCGAGACGGCGAAGACTTCCGGTGATGCCACTTTTGAAGAGGCGGCCGCATTAGGCATGGACATGTTCGACCTCGACTGCCTGTTTGGGGAGACGGACTCGGACACGTACTACTACGCGAACCTTGCGCAGGGCCTGCTCATGGAGCCACCGCCTACCATGGCCACCGGGGCGTACTGGGACAATGGAGACTGCGCCGACGGCGGAGCCGGAGCTGATGTCGCGCTCTGGAGTTACTAG
- the LOC125512962 gene encoding cinnamoyl-CoA reductase 1-like, with product MPSIDKAIDNGELKQRQPEQELVCVTGAGGFIGSWVVKELLLRGYRVRGTARDPADRKNAHLLALEGAEERLALCCADVLDYDGLRAAFRGCRGVFHVASPVSNDPDLVPVAVEGTRNVIRAAADAGVQRVVFTSSYGAVHMDPNRCPDAVLDETCWSDYEYCKKTGNLYCCAKMMAEITATEEAAKRGLELAVVVPSMTMGPMLQQSLNFSSSHVARYLTGAKPTYPNAVAAYTDVRDVARAHVLVYEHPDACGRYLCIGAVLHRAHFLQLLGDLFPQYHITAKCEEDGKPMAKPYKFSNQRLRDLGLEFTPLKESLYETVACLQKKGHLPLPVVPIAQKRAYL from the exons ATGCCGTCGATCGACAAGGCCATCGACAACGGCGAGCTGAAGCAGAGGCAGCCGGAGCAGGAGCTGGTCTGCGTCACGGGGGCCGGAGGCTTCATCGGCTCCTGGGTCGTCAAGGAGCTCCTCCTCCGCGGCTATCGCGTCAGGGGAACCGCCCGAGATCCTG CTGACCGCAAGAACGCGCACCTGCTGGCGCTGGAGGGGGCCGAGGAGAGGCTCGCCCTGTGCTGCGCCGATGTCCTCGACTACGACGGCCTCCGCGCCGCCTTCCGCGGCTGCCGCGGCGTCTTCCACGTCGCCTCGCCGGTGTCCAACGACCCC GACCTCGTGCCGGTCGCCGTTGAGGGCACCAGGAACGTGATCAGAGCTGCAGCGGACGCCGGCGTGCAGCGCGTGGTGTTCACTTCGTCCTACGGCGCCGTTCACATGGACCCCAACCGTTGCCCGGACGCCGTGCTCGACGAGACGTGCTGGAGCGACTACGAGTACTGCAAAAAAACAGGG AACCTGTACTGCTGCGCCAAGATGATGGCGGAGATCACGGCGacggaggaggcggccaagaggggcCTGGAGCTGGCGGTGGTGGTGCCGTCTATGACCATGGGCCCCATGCTGCAGCAGTCACTCAACTTCAGCAGCAGCCACGTCGCCCGCTACCTCACCGGCGCCAAACCCACCTACCCTAACGCCGTCGCCGCCTACACCGACGTCCGTGACGTCGCCCGCGCACACGTCCTTGTCTACGAGCACCCCGACGCGTGCGGCCGCTACCTTTGCATCGGCGCCGTGCTACACCGCGCGCACTTCCTCCAGCTCCTCGGCGACCTCTTCCCGCAGTACCACATAACCGCCAA GTGCGAAGAGGACGGCAAGCCCATGGCGAAGCCGTACAAGTTCTCGAACCAAAGGCTCAGAGACCTGGGATTGGAGTTCACTCCGTTGAAAGAAAGTTTGTACGAGACAGTGGCCTGCTTGCAGAAAAAGGGACATCTGCCTCTTCCCGTTGTTCCCATAGCACAGAAGCGCGCGTACTTGTAA
- the LOC125512964 gene encoding cinnamoyl-CoA reductase 1-like — MPSIDKASDNGEMKQRQPEQELVCVTGAGGFIGSWVVKELLLRGYRVRGTARDPADRKNAHLLALEGAEERLTLCRADVLDYDGLRAAFRGCRGVFHVASPVSSDPNLVPVAVEGTKNVIRAAADAGVRRVVFTSSYGTVHMNPNRGPDAVLDESCWSDYDFCKNTGNLYCCAKMMAEITATEEAAKRGLELAVVVPSMTMGPMLQQTLNFSSSHVARYLTGAKPTYPNAVAAYTDVRDVARAHILVYEHPNARGRYLCIGAVLHRAHFLQLLGDLFSQYHITAKCEDDGKPMAKPYKFSNLRLRELGLEFTPLRESLYETVTCLQKKGHLPLPVVPITQKRAYL; from the exons ATGCCGTCGATCGACAAGGCCAGCGACAACGGCGAGATGAAGCAGCGGCAGCCGGAGCAGGAGCTGGTCTGCGTCACCGGGGCCGGAGGCTTCATCGGCTCCTGGGTCGTCAAGGAGCTCCTCCTCCGCGGCTACCGCGTCAGGGGAACCGCCCGAGATCCCG CTGACCGCAAGAACGCCCATCTGCTCGCGCTCGAGGGCGCCGAGGAGAGGCTCACCCTGTGTCGCGCCGACGTCCTCGACTATGACGGCCTCCGCGCCGCCTTCCGCGGCTGCCGTGGGGTCTTCCACGTCGCCTCCCCTGTCTCCAGCGACCCT AACCTTGTGCCAGTCGCCGTCGAGGGAACCAAGAACGTGATCAGAGCGGCGGCGGACGCCGGCGTGAGGCGTGTGGTGTTCACGTCGTCCTACGGCACCGTGCACATGAACCCCAACCGCGGCCCTGACGCCGTACTCGACGAGTCCTGCTGGAGCGACTACGACTTCTGCAAGAACACAGGC AACCTCTACTGCTGCGCGAAGATGATGGCGGAGATCACTGCGACAGAGGAGGCCGCTAAGAGGGGCCTGGAGCTTGCAGTGGTGGTGCCGTCCATGACCATGGGCCCCATGCTGCAGCAGACGCTCAACTTTAGCAGCAGCCATGTCGCCCGCTACCTCACCGGCGCCAAGCCCACCTACCCGAACGCCGTCGCCGCCTACACCGACGTCCGCGATGTCGCCCGTGCACACATTCTCGTCTACGAGCACCCCAACGCGCGTGGCCGCTACCTCTGCATCGGTGCCGTGCTACACCGCGCACATTTCCTGCAGCTGCTCGGCGACCTCTTCTCGCAGTACCACATAACTGCCAA GTGCGAAGACGACGGCAAGCCCATGGCGAAGCCGTACAAGTTCTCAAACCTGAGGCTGAGGGAGCTGGGGTTGGAGTTCACTCCGTTGAGGGAAAGTTTGTATGAGACGGTGACATGCTTGCAGAAAAAGGGCCACCTTCCTCTGCCCGTTGTTCCCATAACACAAAAGCGTGCCTACTTGTAA